The DNA segment CGGTCCGGTCATCACGTCGGCGCGCGCGAGGCCGACCTCGGTGTATCTAGGCGGGCGCCTGGCCGCCTCGTTCGTCGTCGGCCAGCAGATTCCGCACCCTCGGCGCGTTGTCGATGACGTCCTTGGCGACGTCGTGCAGCCTGCGCCTGCTGCTGCGGGCGTGAGCGCGCAGCACCTCGAACGCGACATCCATGTCGCTGTGCCGGTGCGCGGCGATGAGGCCCTTGGCCTGCTCGATGTTGACCCGGGTGTAGAGCGCGGTCTGAAGCTGCCCCGCGAGCCGTTGTGCCGCACCGAGAGTGCGCTGCGACAACAGGGCGCTCGCCGCGGCTTGGGCGAGGGCGGCCGCGACGATCGTGTCGGTGGGTCCCAGCGCGCCCGGCCTGCGCCGCAGGAGGGTCAGCACGCCGAGCGCCCTGCCGTGCGAGGTGAGCGGGAGCGCGTGGACGGCGACGAATCCGGCGTTGAGCGCATTGGTGGTGAAGGCGGCCCATCGGTGCTCCTCGCGCAGATCGGCCGATCCGCTCGCGCGGGCCCCTCGAAGGCAGTCCGCCGAGGGGCCCTGCCGTGTGTGCACCTGCGTCGTCATCAACTCGTGCGCCGTCTCCGATGAGGTGCCGAGCGCGGTCATCCTGAGCTGAGGATCGGCGAGCGCGAGGGCGGCTTCGTCGATGTCGAGCAGTTGCCCACAGCGGTGGGCGACCCGCTGGACGTAATCGTGCTCGTCGAAGGAGGGGGCGACGACGTCGGCGAGTTCGGCGAACGTCCGCGCGAGGGTTTCCACTCGCGGTGTGCGCGGCGTGTCCCTGGCCGGAGCGCGGTGGTCGGATAGCGGCATGGTGACTGTTTAACGGCCGCTCGTTCGGCTTGAGAACAGCAACTTGTCGATTTCGCCTGCAACGGGTGAGTGGGTGAGGGCGACTGTTCGCACTGGCCAGACGCCCTTC comes from the Prauserella marina genome and includes:
- a CDS encoding GAF and ANTAR domain-containing protein → MPLSDHRAPARDTPRTPRVETLARTFAELADVVAPSFDEHDYVQRVAHRCGQLLDIDEAALALADPQLRMTALGTSSETAHELMTTQVHTRQGPSADCLRGARASGSADLREEHRWAAFTTNALNAGFVAVHALPLTSHGRALGVLTLLRRRPGALGPTDTIVAAALAQAAASALLSQRTLGAAQRLAGQLQTALYTRVNIEQAKGLIAAHRHSDMDVAFEVLRAHARSSRRRLHDVAKDVIDNAPRVRNLLADDERGGQAPA